The Paenibacillus sp. FSL H7-0357 nucleotide sequence ATCAGAATTAATGACCAGTCTTGTCCGGGGAGCAGATCATCAATAAATTTATTCACGGCCACCGGAAAGGCCAGCTCCAGAAGCCCCGCACCCACCGCACAGGTGAAGTCGAGAACAAACAGCTTCTTATAAGGACGATAATAGGAAAAAAAACGACGCAGCATCTCTTGTTCACTCTTTTCTGTAATGTTATGTATTCTAGTTGAGAGTGATTCTCAACTACCTTTATTCTTAGGATACTAAAGAGGGTTGTCCGATTTGTCAACCGCCGGAATAATTTAAATTGCAGGGGAAGTGCGTTAATTCTTGCCGTATCACCCAGACCAGACTTGATATTTTCACATATTTTAAAAGTATTCAAGTATAAAGGAGGAGTTAACATGAGCGAAAATGTTGGAGGATACGGCGGTGCTTTCACTTCCACTGGAGCGATTCTGGTGTTGTTCATCCTGCTTGTAATCATCACTAAGTCTCTCTGGGTATAATCAGCTGATTTAATCTTCTCCAAAGCCGCCGGTCCTTTTGGACCGGCGGCTTTTTCAGATGGAAGGCCGTATAGTTAAGCTATCCTGAGAATCCAAGAAGCTGTGCACCGGCATACATAAGGGGGTATAATGTAACAAAGCGTGATACATAGAACAGCTTCATTTCCGTACAAGCCCGGTGCTTGACGGATTTTTTCGCTGCAATCAGGAGGAGCCTCATGAAAGCAAGGCAAGAAGACCGCAAGATTCAGACTTCATTATCCACCTTATCCCAAGGAAACGCAGGATCTAAACGTATTCTGCTCGTGGTCGGCATTATTTTTGTCGCAGCGGCGCTGCGGGCCCCGTTCACCTCTGTCGGACCGTTGCTGGAGATGATCCGCGATGATCTGGGATTATCCAATACACTTGCCGGAGCAATAACTACATTGCCGCTGCTCGCTTTTGCGCTGCTGTCCCCATTTGCTCCGCAGCTCGCCCGCCGTATTGGCCTTGCCAACGTGCTGATGCTGGCGCTGCTGGCATTGTCGATGGGAATTCTGATCCGTTCTGCCTCGGGAACCCTCACATTGTTCGCAGGCACCGCAATCATCGGGCTGTCGATTGCGGTATGCAATGTGTTGCTGCCGGGACTGATCAAAGGCAAGTTTCCCGGGCGTATTGGCCTTCTAACCGGGATTTATACGGTTTCGATGAATTTATGCGCAGCGGTGGCTTCCGGCATTAGTGTTCCGATAGCGGACCAGGCAGGGTTCGGTTGGCGGGGTACGCTTGCCCTGTGGTTCATTGTCGCTGCACTGGCTACTCTATTCTGGATTCCGCAGATGAAGAGCCTGGGCCAAGGGAGTGGAACAAGCACGCCCGGCTCAGCCGGGAAAATGTGGCGTTCACCGCTCGCCTGGCAGGTTACCTTATTCATGGGCCTGCAATCTCTGCTTTATTACGTTCTGATTGCCTGGTTCTCGGTCATTCTCGGTGAGCGGGGCATGTCCTCCAGCCATGCGGGCTGGATCCTTTCACTGCTGCAGCTGGCCCAGCTGCCGTTTACTTTTTTTGTTCCTTTATGGGCAGGCAAACTGAAGAACCAGCGGGGGCTGGTTGTTATTACGGCTGTTTTGTTCATGGCCGGAATCTCCGGCGTTTGGTTCGGCAGCAGCGCATGGATGCCGGTATGGGCGATCTGTATCGGCATTGCCGGAGGTTTTGCCTTTGGTCTGGCAATGATGTTCTTCAGCTTGCGCACCCGCAGCACACAGGAGGCAAGCGAGCTGTCGGGAATGGCCCAGTCGATCGGCTACCTGCTGGCAGCCATGGGACCGGCATTGTTCGGCCTGCTTCATGACGCTACGCACAGCTGGAACGGTCCGTTGGCACTGCTCGTAGCGGCAAGTGTTCTGCTGCTCGTGGCGGGGCTGGGAGCCGGAAGCAACCGGTATGTAGGAGACGCAACAGAACCCGCCAAATAACGGCGGGTTCTGTTGTGATATTTGATTGTGATGTGAATCCCTATAGAAAATAGCGGCCCGAATGGTTCTTATTGTTTCTTAAAACCAATGTCAACGGAATCAAGGCAAGTATTATATAAATTCCTATAAATACAGGCAGTTGAAGACTATTTTCTTTTTCAACCAGCCCCATTGTTATGAAAATAAGTCCTAGCAAAAAATGGGGCAGAGCCAACCCTTTTTGGAAGGAGCCGATGGATTCCTCGCTAATTAATGTTTTTGCATTTTTACCAATGAAGAGTTTAAAACTTAGCAAGTGACCTATCCCGGAAATGATCATTGCGATCCCTAGAAATAGTTGAGCATACATGTAACCAACCCCTCTTTTGTGACTTGTTATTCGAACCCATCAATTGAGGTTATCATCCTAATGCAAACTATTGTTCCCATTTATTGTAACAGAAAGGCGAGCGTGGCAACAATGTTTACGAAAGAAACGTTGTGTTAGCAAGTATGAAGCTGCGGCTGCAGCAGATGAATCAAAGATTCTTCGAAGCGGGAAACAAAGGCCATATCCGTATCATAGGTACCGGTATTCCATTGCTGATTCATCAGAAGTCTCCTTTCAGGTCAAACAGGAATACTTCTGTTGTATCATGCGTTATCTTATAAGTGAAATATATAAATCAATTAGAGTTTATCTTCAAAAGCCGAAAAGACTCCGACCTCTATAGGCGGAGATGAATCGGCGGTTTTCAACTATTCAGCGAACGTATGTGCTATACTTTAAGAAAATACTATAAAAGGGGGTGTCGCACATGATCGTTCATCAAGCCTATAAATACCGCATCTACCCGAATACCGGGCAACAGCAACTCATTCGTCGAATGTTTGGCTGCTGCCGCTTTGTGTTCAATCATTTCCTGGAAGAGTGGAATCAAACCTATGCCGAGACAGGCAAAGGTTTGTCATATCAGACCTGTGCGACACAGCTCCCCGTCCTAAAAACCCAATATGACTGGCTCAAAGAAGTCGATAGTATTGCTTTACAGTCCGCCGTTCGGCATGTGGCAGATAGCTTTGACCGCTTTTTCAAAAAGCAGAATCAAGCGCCTCGCTTCAAAAGCCGGAAGCATCCAGTACAAAGCTACACCACGAAATTCACGAACGGAAATATCGCCATTGAAGGCAACCGATTGAAGCTTCCCAAGCTCGGCTGGATGCGTTTCGCCAACTCTCGGAAGCTGGAGGGTCGTATACTGTCCGCTACGGTACGGCAAAACGCCAGCGATAAGTATTTTGTCTCCCTGGTTTGCGAGGTAGAAAAGATCCCACTCCCACAAGCAGATGCACATATCGGCATTGACTTGGGGCTTAAGGAATACGCTGTGTGCTCAAGCGGCGAGCATTTTGCCAACCCCAGGTTTTACCGTCAATATGAGAAAAAGCTTGCGCTGTGGCAGCGGCGTTTGGCGAGACGCACACCAGGGGGCTCGAACTGGAAGAAAGCCAAGAAACACATTGCCCGTATTCACGAACACATTGCAAATTCTCGGAACGATTTTCTCCACAAGATGACAACGAAGCTGATCCGTGAGTGCCAAACGATCAGCATCGAACATCTGTGTGTGGCGAATATGATACAAAATCCTAAACTCTCCAAGTCCATCGCTGATGCGTCCTGGGGCGAATGGGTGCGTCAACTCACGTATAAAGCATCCTGGTATGGACGAACCCTCCGGGTTGCCGACACCTTCGAGCCGACCAGTCAGCAGTGCCACGTATGCGGCACGATCCATCCCGAAGTGAAGAACCTCTCGATTCGAGAATGGACATGTGTAGCTTGCGGAACACACCATGATCGGGATGAAAATGCGGCTCATAATATCAAACAGGTAGCGGTATAGCTATTACCTAAAAAACGTAGAACTGCGAGAACGCAGGGATCGCTTGCCCATAAGAGGAGGTTGCTCCTCTGTTCGCAAGAATCCACCCCTTCAAGCGTCAGCTAAGTGGTGGAGATTCAATGGTTATGCCTATCATCAGTTTCAAGCCGGATTCACCCGCCTGCCCCCAATAAGGCCAAGCTGATGCCGTATAAGCTGAACAGGATCAGGATGATCGAGGATATCAGGCTCAAAGATCGAATGAAGGCATCTGGCAGTTTGCCGCTGATCCAGCAGATAATAGCAGATAACAGCAGCCACCAGCAGCAGGAGCCGAGCGCAATTCCGGCCGGGAGGAACAGGGAAGACCCGACAGTATTTCCAAGTGAAGCTGCGAGCGCCATGAAGCTTAGAATGGTGGCCGGATTAGCCAAAGTCAGAAGAAAGGAGGAGAACATGCTGTAGGCTATTCCGCTGCGGACGGCTTCCGGTTTGGCACTGGATTTGCCCGGCCGCAGAGCTTTTACTCCAAGAACCCCGAGGAAGAGGCTGCCGATGAGCCGGAGCGGCAGATCATAGGCAGAAGTGAACTCAGTCACAATTCGGAAGCTGGTGACGGTAGCCAGAGCATACAGTGCATCGGCAAGCGCAATTCCCGCACCGGTCGCCAGGCCTGCCCAGAAGCCGTGCTTCAGTGTCCGGTTAATGCACAGCAGAGACATGGGACCGACAGGAGCGGCAATTATGAAACCGAAACCGAAGCCGCTGAAGAGGGCGGGCCAGCTGATCATGGTGCAGTGTCTTCAGGCGACAGCGGGACATTCGGTGTTTCTTTAACCGTTCCGAGGATGATCGTTGTGCGGGTCCGCACAATACCCGGCAGGCTCTTCAGCTCCTCACTGATGATCCGGTCAAGATCGCGGGTTCCCCGGCAGCGGATCTTCAGAATGTAGTCGTCATCTCCAGCCGTATGATGGCATTCCTGAATTTCCGGCAGCTTCAGCACCAATTCCAGAAAAGCCTGCCGGTGCGTTGGCCGCTCCAGCGAAACCGCAATGAGCGCCGCCAACCCAAAACCGGCAGATTCGGCGTCAATCAGCGCCGTATAGCCTTTGATCATTCCTTGCTCCTCCAGTCTCCGAACCCGGTCAGCAGCCGCAGGAGAAGAGAGGCCAAGCAGTCCGGCAAGCTCGGCCCAGGTCATTCTTCCATTCGCCATAAGTGCATTGATGATTTTGTGATCCAAAGAATCCATATTATCTAACCTTCCTTTATGAAGTGTTATATGTAATTTACTTTGAATACGTAAGTTAGTCAGTGATTAATGTTTCAGTGTAAAAATAGGGATTGTCCTGTCCAGACGAGTGATTAATGTACTGCTTCGGAAATAAAACTTGCACTTTACATCAAAAGGGAGTATATTCTTAATTACGGTGATTAAATCGCTGTATACATAATATGCGGTCATGGCGGAATTGGCAGACGCGCTGGCTTCAGGTGCCAGTGATAGCAATATCGTGGAGGTTCGAGTCCTCTTGACCGCATCATAGTTTACAAACCAAACCCTTCTTCGGAAGGGTTTTTTATTTTGCGTTTTACAGGGTATGTTTGTGTCGTTCGAATAATGAAAATGGCTGTCAAGCGGGATGAATGGAAATGAAACAATTTGAGGAGCAAGTTCTCAAAATAGTGAGGGAAGCCTAACTGTTGGGTAATGTCACCATCTATTGGGAGGGATACTGTTCCGCCGTCTTAGTCAGATCTTACGTACCTTGGGGGTCACATATTGACTCTTTCAAGCCTCCGTTCGGTTTATCTTGCTTGCAGCATAGTTGTGGGGGAGGAGTTTCATCGCCCTGTGTCATCCGACTATACATATCCATCCCTTCTTTTGTTAAATGAGGCAATATAAGGCTCCAAAGGATGGAAAAGATATTTTTCTGCTTTGGAAGAAATTTTTGGAGAAGAATTATTTCCTGTGTCCCATACATATTGATCGATAATAAAGAAATAGACAAATCTTCATATTGTCCGGCATATAATTCTTCTTTCATAATTCCATTATTAACAAATAGGGTAAATGTATCGGTAAAAAGTGTATAGAAATCATTAACAACCTTAATTTGCATATTAGCTATCTCAGGATACAGCTTAGGCAATTCTGTGAAACTGGAGAAATAAAAGAAATATTTTTCGCGGAATGCACTAAGGATTAAAAACTGCTGATTCAGCCCTTGGATAGAAACCTCCGCTGAGAAATTTAAGTATTGATATTCTTCATACTGCCTTGCCATAACACCAATCATGAGGTCTTGTTTTTTTTTGAAATGGTATGTCAAATTGCCAGGACTAATATTTAGCGCATCGGAAATATCCCTCAATGTTACATATGCATATCCATTTTTATTAAATAATTCAATTGAAGTCTCAAGGATCTTATCTCTTAAATTATTATCCATGCCTATCTCCTTTATAGCGTTTGTGATATGCACTTGAAATCAAAAGCATTATATCACAAATTGGCCCTTCAAGCCGAAATAAGTAGCTTGATTAAGGATATGGAAGGATTCAAGAGATGTTTGCCGAGAATCCTCAGCTAAGAATGATTTTCTCGAAAAAGATCAAAGTTGAATTAATGTACTCGTAGGAATACACTTACTTTAGTACACGTGTACTAATATTTCTTATATAAAAATGATAGAAGAAGTGAATCCAATTGCTGGAAGAAGGGAGGGTATCCATTGGTATGGAAATGCTGCACCTAAGGATGTTCCCGTTGTTCTAATTAATCCAGGCTGGAAGGACTTGAAATTGAACAGGACACAGAAGCACACAGCTTATTGATTGACTGGTTTCAAGAAAAACTATCAAATGGAGGCAAGCTATGAATCCTCTACCTATCGACACTAACGAAAGAAGTAATCACTTTTATGAGCTTACCTGGAAGGAAGTAAAGATTCCGATGAGAGATGGGAATTATCTCGCCGCAAATCTGTATCAGCCTAATGCGGACGGGGATTTTCCTGTAATCATGACGATGTGTCCGTATGGAAAGGATACGCATTTCTCACAATTTGCTCCTGCTAACCCGACGGTTGCAATAGAATATACCCATTTGCAGGATAAAGGACCGTTACTAAGCTGGGAAACACCAAATCCTGAATATTGGGTGCCACAAGGGTATGCTGTATTGCGAGTAGATGAACGTGGTATCGGTAATTCTCCAGGGAAGCTTGATATATTATCAAGTGCTTTAAAGAAGGATTATTATGATGCAATCGAATGGGCTGGAACGCAAGCCTGGAGCAATGGACGGATAGGACTGCTGGGCATCTCCTACTTGGCAATGAGCCAATGGGCTGTGGCATCCGAACAACCTCCTCATTTAGCGTGCATCATACCTTGGGAAGGTACAGTAGATTATTATGCGGATTTCTGTTATCCGGGTGGAATTCAGGCAAACGGCTTTCTTTCATTCTGGTGGAAAAACGGTGTTTTGACACATCAATACAATCCCGGTGGAAGCCTCTCCGAGGAACAACTGCAGGACAATCGCATTGATTTCCCGGAGATGGTCAAAAACAATCCATTACGTGATCAATCATGGACGAATCGGTTCTCTGATCTAAGCAAAGTAGAGGTACCTTTATTATCCGCAAGCAACTGGTTTAGCGCCGGAATGCATACCCGGGGGAACTTTCTGGGATTTCAGAATGCAGCATCGGAGCACAAGTGGCTTGAAGTGCATATCGGCAGCCATGTTGGTGAATTCTATACCGCTCAGGGTCGTGAGCTGCAGAAAAAATTCCTCGATTATTGGCTCAAGGGAATCGATACCGGCATAACGAGGGAGCCGAAGGTGAAGCTTGCCATTCCCCGCGGAGGTAATAGCTACACATGGCGCTACGAGAATGAGTATCCGCTTATGCGTACCCAATGGACTCGATTCTACCTTGATGCAAGCTCAAAGCTGCTTTCAGTGGAACTTCCGCAAGCCAAGAGCCAGCTTTGCTATGATGGCGATAAGGAGCGCGAGTCCAGGCACTGGGCCGAGCCCTTTATGGTGAAAGCATTCTCGAGAGAGGAAAACAACTCCAAGCGTATTCTGTTTGAAACTGCTCCGTTGGAGAACGAAACAGAGATTCTGGGGCCTATCAAGCTCCGCTTGTGGGCATCGTCAACTACAGATGATATGGACATTTTTGTATCTTTGCGCAACATTGACCCTCTTGGCAATGAGGTAGTTAATTCAGGAGCACTAACGGACCAATTCCCCATTAGCCAAGGCTGGCTACGCGCTTCCTTACGTAAAACGGATGATCAAATATCGGCGGAATATAAGCCCTACTACAGCTTCGATGAGATTCAGAAGCTGATTCCCGGGGAAGTCTACCCCTTGGATATAGAGATATGGGATAGCGCGATTGTTGTAGCTAAAGGAAATCGGTTGCTCCTGGAAATTGGCAGCCAGAATCAGAGCGGCTGCGCACTGCTGACTCAGACGGCGGATGACAGGGTTTGGGAAGCAGACGTTACTCTATATACAGGGGATGAATTTGATTCTTATTTATTGCTGCCGATCATACCCTAACTGGATTTAACTCTTCCCTACCATTTCATCAGCTCGGGCAGGTTGTGGAATTTGGCAAAGCGCGATTTCATCCGGTAGCTGCTGCCCAGTTGTTCTAAGGTGAGCAGATCATCCTTTTTGCATATTGTGAAGCTGAAATGTGAGACATCGAACTGTAGTGGGGAATTTTACATGGTACACTCGGTTTATTGCGGTGAATTTGCAGATATACAAATGATCGGTTACATCACCTCACCTGATGTTCATGAAGCGAATTACCAATTTGGCGCGTATAGAGACCAGAAATATATACTAACCTCAGTCCTTGAGCAATCTTGAGATGCAGTGAGCTTTCTAGCCGCTGCTTCTTTTTTTGCCTGTCCGTTCCTCCGGTTCTTATATGATCAGGTTTGTGAATATTGAATAACGTCACAATAATGACACAATATCTGTTCATTTTTTCCGGCAGAAAAACAGTTATACCTATTAGAGAGGAGGGGACGAGGTGGATGAAAGGGAATGGATTCGGCGGATTCAGGAAGGGGAAACCGAATATCTGACACCGCTGATTGAGCGGCACTACGCTGGCATCCAGAAGTATTGCTGCTGGCGGGTACGGAACGCGGAAGAGGCGAAGGATTTAACTCAAGAGACCTTTTACCGCTTCTGCCGCCATATTGAGCGCTATACTGACGCCGGAAAATGCCGTGCGTACTTATACACTATCGCCCGCCATCTATGCAACGATCATTTAAGGAAGGGGCAGCCGCTATCCCTGGAGGACGAGAGGGATGCAGCAGACTGGAGGGCTGCACAGCAAAGCAGCTCAATAGAAGAACAGGTGGAAAGAGAGCAGCTGGTGCATGAGCTGTTTGAGCTGCTGCCTGAGGCGCAGCGGGAACTGGTGTTTATGCGCTTTTGCCTGGATCTGACCTACCGTGACATTGCCCGCGTAACAGGAGTGAACGTGTGTATGGTGCAGTACCGGGTGAAGCGCGGGCTGGCTGTACTAAGAAGCCACTTGGAAAGGAGTGAACCCGTTGAACAAGAGATCAGAGCAAGCCATCGTCAACGCCCTAAGGAACTACCCCACGCCCCCCATTGAACGGCAGCATCTTGAAGATACCGCCAGAGGGGCGGTGGAGGTGCTGCGCCAGAGACAAGCCGGACGGAGAACGTCGTTCGGAGAGTTCTATCTGGCCCAGCTTCGCTTCATCAGCTGGAAGGTATGGGCCGTGCAATTGCTGATTGTCCTGGGAATGGTGCTGTTACTGCGAAACGCCCTTCAGGAAATGGGAGAGAGTGTGCAAATCGTCATGATGGTCTCTATATCCGCACCTCTGCTGGTAATGGCTGGAATCCGTACTCTGACCCGTTCGCTTAGCTGTCATATGCTGGAGATAGAACTCAGCACCCGCCATCTCCTGGAGAAGCTGACGATGGTCCGCATGAGTCTGCTGGGGATGACGGATTTGCTGGGTCTGACCCTGCTGGCTGCGATATTAAGTGTTTGGATACATAGTGATGTTGCAACCATGCTGATCTATCTGCTTGTGCCTTTTAATTTAACTTGCCTCGGCTGCCTGTGGCTGCTCAATCGGGTTCGCACCCCAAGCTGCGGATATTACTGCCTGACCTTCGCCGGCGTGGTGGCCTTGGTACAGATGATACTTGCCTTTACCCCGAACCTGTGGGTGTTTGAACCAGCAGCAATGGGAGTATGGCAGATGCTGCTGCTGGTGACAACCGCAGGAATAGCGCTGCAGGTACGCGGTTTGCGCAAGACTTGCCGGAGTCTGGAGACCGCTTCCAGCCTGATGTGAAATTACCGCAGCGCAGGCCGCTTGGCTACAGGGAGCATTGAATAAGGAGGGGTTCATAACGTGTTGGAACTGACTATAAATGAGCTAAGCAAGCGCTTTGCCGCGAAACAGGCGGTGAACGGCATTTCGGCCCGGCTGACCAGCGGTGTGTATGGTTTGCTCGGAGCTAACGGAGCAGGTAAAACAACGCTGATGCGGATGATCTGCGGCATTCTCAAGCCGACCTCGGGGATGATTCAGATGAACGGCCAGGAGATTGGCCGCATGGGGGAACAATACCGCGATCTGCTGGGCTATATGCCTCAGGACTTCGGATATTATCCCGATTTCAGCGCGGAAGAGTTTCTGTGGTACGTCGGATCGTTGAAAGGGCTGACCCTGAAGGCTTCGAAGGGGAAAGCCCGTGAACTGCTGCGCATGGTAGCTCTGGAGGAGGCGGCCCGCAAGAAAATCCGCACCTTTTCCGGGGGGATGAAGCAAAGGCTCGGCATCGCCCAGGCACTGCTGAATGATCCCCGCCTGCTGGTGCTGGACGAGCCAACGGCGGGACTGGATCCCAAGGAGCTGGTACGCTTCCGCAACCTTATAGCCGATCTGGCCCGCGATAAGATCATCCTCCTGTCGACACATATTGTGTCCGATGTGGAATATATCGCCGATCAGATTCTGGTGATGAAACAGGGTGCGCTGCTAATGAGCGGGACGGTAGAACAGCTGACAGCTACGATGGAGGGCAATGTCTGGTTATGCCATGTTCCGGCGAGGGAAGCGGAGGCGTGGAATGAACGGTACTGTGTGAGCAATCTGCGGCATGAGCGGGACCGGGTTGAGCTGCGTATTGTCTCTAAGGTCCAACCCGCAGCTCATGCAGTTTCGGTTTCACCGACGCTTGAAGACTTGTTTCTATACCATTTTCAAGATGAATCGGCTGCAGCGGCTGGCGAAGTCAAATAGGAGGTGCAGTTTATGGATATTCTGACCCGGTTTGAGCTCAGAAAGATCATGAGACGGAAATCATTTTTTATAGGCATAACACTTATAATCGTCGTGGCCTTATTAGGAGTATGGGCGCTCGTTTCGGGTGCGTACATAACGGACAAGGACGGCAATGATCTAAAAGGACTGGAAGCCATCCCGCTCCGAAAGGAATACAACCGCCAGCTAGCCGGACCGCTGACGATAGAGAAAATAGCGGCTGCAGTCAAGCAACATCAAAAAGTCATACATGATCCGAAAAACCTTAACGAGAAGGGGGAGCTCACAAATGAGGCTTATGTAACCTACAAAGAGCAGAGTTATCAGATTGATACGTTGATCCGGTTTGCTTTTTCCCATTCCCGTGAATACGATCATTATATTATCGACAGCATGACACCTAGTACTGCAAAGACCTTCTACCAGGAACGTCTCGATAAGGTGAAGGAGTACATAGACAGGGATTATACTCCCGGCAATGCTTCTGCCAAAGAGAATGCTTTTTTTATGCGGATGAATAAGTCCATTCCAGTCCCCTTCCAAATGGACTATGTAACCGGCTGGGAGAGTGTGTTCGAGAACCTGCAGTTTGTTTTATTGATCAGTGCGTTTGTGATTGCGATTTGGCTTGCTCCTGTCTTTGCCGGTGAATACCAGAGCGGGGCGGATGCGATAATCTTGTCCTCCCGTTATGGCCGCAATAAGGTGATTGCCGCCAAATTGAAAGCCGGTTTGATTGTCTCCCTTGGCTTGCTTGCTGTGGGATTAGGCACCTACACTCTCTTGATGCTTGGGATTTTTGGATTTGATGGGGGAAGCGCCAGCGTGCAGATGATCAAGCTTTTTGCCCCGGTTCCTTTCACGGTGTTTCAGACCTATTTATGGGCAATTCTTATTGGCAGCCTGGCCTGTCTGACCGTGGGGGCGGTGACGCTCTGGCTGTCCAGCCGGATGAGCACCCCATTTCCCGTTATCATTGTCATTGTCATTTTGCTGATCGGCCCGCTGTTTTTTCCGGCTAGCAAGAGCAGCCGCTTGTATAATCATATTATGAACCTGCTGCCTGGCAAAATGGTTGACGGCATTACGAGAGTAACCGAATACGAAGGATATTCTGTGTTTGGACAGCTGATTCCCAGCTATAAGTTTGCTACAGGCTTTGCAATAATTGTTATTGCCCTGCTCCTGCCCTTTACTTATCGCGCCTTTAAAAACCATCAGGTGGTTTGATAGGAAAAACTCAAGGTGCAGCTCTCAAGTTCCAAACGGAAGTTGTCAAAAAAGTACGGATTCGCAGATTGCTGATGCAGCAGTTTGCGGACCCGTTTTGTTTTTTTTCGGGAGCACTGTAACTATTTCGGAGGCTTGGACGAATAAGTAGTAGAAGGCTGCGGGAGAGGAGGGGATTCGGACGAACGATATCCAGAGAGGAAACAGACAGCGCTCCATTATGGAGGATGAGGCTGCGGGTCACCCGGATGATGAGGCAGCCGTGCTGATCAGGTTCCGGCAGGGAGAACGGGAGGCTTTTGAATGGCTGGTTCGTCAATACCGGCAGCCTGCGGTAGGGTTTGCCTATCATCTGACCGGGGATTATCATACCGCCGAGGAT carries:
- a CDS encoding ABC transporter permease subunit — protein: MDILTRFELRKIMRRKSFFIGITLIIVVALLGVWALVSGAYITDKDGNDLKGLEAIPLRKEYNRQLAGPLTIEKIAAAVKQHQKVIHDPKNLNEKGELTNEAYVTYKEQSYQIDTLIRFAFSHSREYDHYIIDSMTPSTAKTFYQERLDKVKEYIDRDYTPGNASAKENAFFMRMNKSIPVPFQMDYVTGWESVFENLQFVLLISAFVIAIWLAPVFAGEYQSGADAIILSSRYGRNKVIAAKLKAGLIVSLGLLAVGLGTYTLLMLGIFGFDGGSASVQMIKLFAPVPFTVFQTYLWAILIGSLACLTVGAVTLWLSSRMSTPFPVIIVIVILLIGPLFFPASKSSRLYNHIMNLLPGKMVDGITRVTEYEGYSVFGQLIPSYKFATGFAIIVIALLLPFTYRAFKNHQVV